In Planococcus versutus, the DNA window TACTCAATTCAGCATTAAGCGAGTTTGCTGAATACGGCTATGAGCAAGCATCCACTAATCGTATCGCAAAACTGGAAAATGAGCATATCTTCAATTTTATGGAGACAATGTTATTATCAAAAGAGCTCGAGTTGCCGTTACATTTAGAAATGCGATTTGAACAATTGCACCAGCAAGGATATGTCTTGATGCATAAAGAGATCTGTAAGTCTCTAGTTAGAAATGATCTTGACATTGAAAAAGTATTTAATTTAATTCGGTGGGGAATTGACGGCTAACAGCAAGATCTTTTGCGCAAACTACACGACCAAAAAATGAGTAAACTGAATTTTGAGCCGTATTGGGACGAGTTTTACGACTATCTTGATACTTTACAAAAAAGCTTTTATATCAGTAAGGAGAGAGACTCATGACCGTATTAAAAACAACAAATTTAACAAAGACATTCGGTGAGTTTACAGCATTGGATGGCGTCAATATTGAAGTGAAAAAAGGCGAAGTGTATGGGTTTATCGGACCCAACGGCTCTGGAAAATCAACCACTTTGCGTGTGTTACTCGGTATTTTGAAAGCTACGGGAGGAAGTGCTGAAATTTTCGGCAAAGATTCTTGGAAAGAAGCTGTAGAAATCCATAAACGTGTTGCTTATGTTCCAGGCGACGTCAACTTATGGCCTAACTTAACAGGTGGAGAAGTTATCGATTTATTCGTTAACTTGCGTGGGGGCACTAGTCTAGAACGACGTGAAGAGTTGATTCAGAAATTTGATTTGGATCCGACTAAAAAATGCCGTACCTATTCAAAAGGCAATCGTCAAAAAGTAGCTTTAATCGCGGCTTTTTCTTCGGATGTTGATTTGTATATCTTAGATGAACCTACATCAGGGCTAGATCCTTTAATGGAACGAGTTTTCCAAGAATACGTTTTAGAAGCGAAACAACAAGGCAAAAGTATTTTATTGTCTAGTCATATCTTATCTGAAGTGGAAAAGCTCTGTGACAAAGTGGCGATTATTCGTGAAGGGAAAATCATTGAAACAGGAAGCTTACAAGAACTTCGTCATTTGACAGGAATAGTAATGTTGGTCGAAACAAAAGAACCCATTACTGATCTGGCAGCGCTCAACGGGGTTAGCGGCATTCAACAAAAAGGCAACGGATGGTCTTTTCAAGTAGAAACAAAAGAAGTAGATCGAGTGATTCGTTACCTTAGTCAATTTGGTGTGACGCGTATCGAAAGTTCACCACCTACGTTAGAAGAATTGTTTATGCGCCATTACGAAGGAACCGACAAGATAGCAGGGGCGGGAGGCGAATTCTAATGAATAGGCATCTCTTCGACGGCACCGGAACATTGATGCGTTTTATGTTACGTCGCGATCGTCTGCGTCTGCCGATTTGGCTGTTATCGTTTACTGCTGTTACAGCTATTATTGCGTTAACTTTTGTGGGATTGTATCAAAATGCAGAAGAAAGACAAGCCATGGCCCAGACGCTAGAAAACCCCGCTATGGTGGCCATGGTAGGTCCCGGCTATGGGATAACTAATTATACAGTGGGTGCTATGACGGCGCATGAAATGCTTTTGATAACGGCTGTAGTTGTTGGTCTGATGAGTATTTTGTTAGTTATCCGTCATACACGTACTGATGAAGAAGATGGTCGCATTGAAATGGTACGTTCTTTACCTGTCGGCCGCTTGGCAAATGTGTCTTCAATCTTATTGCTATTGATTGGTGTTAACGTCGTTTTGGCTTTGCTTGTAGCGGGCTCATTAACCGTTCTTAGCATCGACAGCATCGATTTAAATGGATCGCTCATTTACGGTTCAGCCCTCGGTGCAAGTGGAATACTTTTTGCAGCAATTGCTGCTCTTTGTGCACAGCTTTTTTCAAATGCAAGAAGCGCACTGGGCTTGTCGATTGCAGTTTTGCTCTTGATGTATATCACACGCGCGGTTGGTGATGTTACAAATGAAACCATATCTTGGTTTTCACCACTTAGTTGGGTCTTGCGTTCAGAAGCTTTTGTGAATAATTACTGGTGGCCAATTTTATTGACATTAGCGGTAGCATTTTTGTTTATGGTACTTGCACTGTACCTCAATGCCATTCGTGATTTAGACTCAGGGTTTTTTGCTTCTCGTGGGGGAAAAGAAGAAGCTTCAACATTATTGCTAAGTCCATTCGGTCTAGTTTTTCGACTTCAGCGAACGGGATTGATTTCTTGGGGAGTCGGTTTGTTGCTAATCGGTATTTCTTACGGCTCGATTCTTGGAGAGTTGGAATCTTTTTTTGACGAAATTGAACTGATTCAACAACTGATTGTGAAAGTAGAAGGATTTTCGCTAGTCGAACAATTTATCCCCATGCTCATGTCGGTTATGGCCATTTTAGGTGCTATTCCGGCGCTCATGGCCATATTAAAATTAAAGACAGAAGAAAAAAATGATCGTCTTGAGCATATTTTGAGCCGCGCAGTTTCTCGAAATCATTTAATGGTCAGTTATCTTGTCATGGCCATTTTATCAGGAGTCATCATGCTGTCTTTAGCATCGTTAGGTCTGGGTATAGCAGGAAATGCAGTAATGGAAGAGAAGTTTTCGATGGGTATGTTATATGGTGCTGCGCTGGCTTATCTTCCGGCAATTTGTGTGATGATCGGGCTAACTGTTGTACTGCTAGGATGGACTCCTCGACTAACAAATGGCATTTGGCTGTATTTAGCTTTTTCGTTTTTTGTTATTTACTTGGGTGGATTGTTTCAATTTCCGGACTGGGTAGAAAAACTAACACCATTCGGATTTGTTGCTAAGATGCCAATTGAAGAAATGAATTATATGAATGCAATAGTATTAATAGGAGTGGCTATGGTGTTCGTAGTCGTTGGAATGATTGGATTCAACCGCAGAGATATCGGAAAGTAAAACGCTCGAAAGCCCACTCTTCTGAAAATAGAAGAATGGGCTTTTTTGTTTACAATAGTAATAACCATGCGATAACAGGACCAAGCAAAGCACCAAATACTGCGCTTAATGTCATGGCAACAGAACCCATGGAAGCTTCTTGTTGACCATATTCGAATGCTTTTGCCGTGCCCATACCGTGTGCGGAAGTACCGAGACCAATACCTCGACCAATCGACGAATCTATGTGTAACCAGTTCAGCACAAATGGACCGAAAATATAACCAGTAAATCCGGCGACCATGACAAATACCGCTGCTAACGAAGGAATTCCACCTAAGTTACTTGCGACTTGCATCGCGACAGGTGTCGTTAATGATTTCGGCAACACTGTCAAAATCAGTTGTTCTGAAAAATGGAATAGTTGCGTAAACAACACGCCGCTAGTCATTCCCACAGTAACACCTGCGAGAATGCCCGAAACAACAGGCACCAAGTTGCTAAAAAGCAATTCTCTTTGTTTATAGAGCGGTATTGCTAAAGCTACAACTGCGGGTCCCAACAAAGTACCAATCCAGCTACCTCCTGTCATATACGTATTATAAGGAACATTAGCCAGCACCAAAATGAATGCAAGAATAGCTGTAGAAGCAAGTACTGGGTTTAATAAAGTTTTTCGGTAGCGTAAATAAACAAAATTGGTAACAAAATAAGTACTGACAGTTAAAAAAGCGAAAAAAGCAGCGATTAAGTTAAAGGTCATTACTCCGATCGCTCCTTTCGTTCAGCGGCATACTGGCTTACCCAGCCAGCTGAAGCCAGCGTCAGAAACGTACTAACCATGACGATGGGAAGAAGCAAAATGCCTTTTCCAGAAAATAATTCACCGTACTCAATTACACCGACAGTTGCTGGTATAAAATAAAGCGGTAAAAAAGCCAATATAAAGTGAGCGCCAGATTCAATCCACTCCAAGCGGTAAATTTTTAGCATCAAAGCAGTAAAAAGTAAAAGAAAACCAATAATACTACCGGGTAATGGAATGTGAAGAAATTCCTGCAGCTTTTCACCCAACAGATAAAAACCGGTAATCGCAAGAAGGTGAAAGAAAGTGTAGATGATTTTCAAAAAAGAGCACCGCCTTTCGTTTGGTCGAGTAGTTCATGCCTATTCTTTCTGTAGTAAATTATTTTACAGCATTCCATGTGAAAAGCGAGAAGGGATTGTGTAACGTATAATTCAATAAAAACTAATCAAGAAAATTCGAAGAAATTTTTCTGTAAAAAATGCTCATTTGTTAAATGAATAGAAGGTGAATAAAGAGTTAACTTATCAAGTCGCTAAACTTGCTTTAATTAGCGATAGGATATTATGTTTCGATTTTTTATGCATTTAAAAGCATATATAATATTTTAAGATAACAACTAGAAAACCGGAAATGACATAAAAGAGATGAATATTTTGAAAATTAGTAATGATAAGGCTTGCAATTCATACTCTGTATTGTATTATTACTTTGTGCAATATATCGCAATTCGAAAAAATAAAATGTATTATACTGGAATAGATATAAAATCTTTATCGTTCTAATTTTAGGAGGAACTTGTAATGGATAGCAAATTATCTTTTAAGTCATACGCTGTAGTAGGAATGATGTTGTTTGCACTGTTTTTTGGAGCAGGTAACTTGATTTTTCCTGCAGAGCTTGGTCAATATGCAGGAACAAATGTGTGGATTGCTATTTTAGGATTTCTAATTACAGGCGTTGGATTGCCATTATTAGGTATTCTCGCAATCGGTTTTTCAAAAAGCAACGATCTGCAAGATTTATCAAGTCGTGTCCATCCATTATAC includes these proteins:
- a CDS encoding ABC transporter ATP-binding protein, which produces MTVLKTTNLTKTFGEFTALDGVNIEVKKGEVYGFIGPNGSGKSTTLRVLLGILKATGGSAEIFGKDSWKEAVEIHKRVAYVPGDVNLWPNLTGGEVIDLFVNLRGGTSLERREELIQKFDLDPTKKCRTYSKGNRQKVALIAAFSSDVDLYILDEPTSGLDPLMERVFQEYVLEAKQQGKSILLSSHILSEVEKLCDKVAIIREGKIIETGSLQELRHLTGIVMLVETKEPITDLAALNGVSGIQQKGNGWSFQVETKEVDRVIRYLSQFGVTRIESSPPTLEELFMRHYEGTDKIAGAGGEF
- a CDS encoding ABC transporter permease — protein: MNRHLFDGTGTLMRFMLRRDRLRLPIWLLSFTAVTAIIALTFVGLYQNAEERQAMAQTLENPAMVAMVGPGYGITNYTVGAMTAHEMLLITAVVVGLMSILLVIRHTRTDEEDGRIEMVRSLPVGRLANVSSILLLLIGVNVVLALLVAGSLTVLSIDSIDLNGSLIYGSALGASGILFAAIAALCAQLFSNARSALGLSIAVLLLMYITRAVGDVTNETISWFSPLSWVLRSEAFVNNYWWPILLTLAVAFLFMVLALYLNAIRDLDSGFFASRGGKEEASTLLLSPFGLVFRLQRTGLISWGVGLLLIGISYGSILGELESFFDEIELIQQLIVKVEGFSLVEQFIPMLMSVMAILGAIPALMAILKLKTEEKNDRLEHILSRAVSRNHLMVSYLVMAILSGVIMLSLASLGLGIAGNAVMEEKFSMGMLYGAALAYLPAICVMIGLTVVLLGWTPRLTNGIWLYLAFSFFVIYLGGLFQFPDWVEKLTPFGFVAKMPIEEMNYMNAIVLIGVAMVFVVVGMIGFNRRDIGK
- a CDS encoding LrgB family protein, which gives rise to MTFNLIAAFFAFLTVSTYFVTNFVYLRYRKTLLNPVLASTAILAFILVLANVPYNTYMTGGSWIGTLLGPAVVALAIPLYKQRELLFSNLVPVVSGILAGVTVGMTSGVLFTQLFHFSEQLILTVLPKSLTTPVAMQVASNLGGIPSLAAVFVMVAGFTGYIFGPFVLNWLHIDSSIGRGIGLGTSAHGMGTAKAFEYGQQEASMGSVAMTLSAVFGALLGPVIAWLLLL
- a CDS encoding CidA/LrgA family protein — encoded protein: MKIIYTFFHLLAITGFYLLGEKLQEFLHIPLPGSIIGFLLLFTALMLKIYRLEWIESGAHFILAFLPLYFIPATVGVIEYGELFSGKGILLLPIVMVSTFLTLASAGWVSQYAAERKERSE